The DNA window CGACGCGGATACGCTGGCGGGCAACGGCAGCCGCATCGTCGTGCGCCATGCGCGCGCGGGCGAGCGGATGACGACGCTCGACGGGCAAGACCGCGCGCTCGAGCCGCATATGCTGCTGATTACGGACGGCGAGCGGGGGATCGCGCTGGCCGGCGTCATGGGCGGCGCCGATTCGGAAGTGACGCCGGGCACGACGCGGATTTTGTTGGAATCGGCTCGGTTCGCGGGCCGCTCCGTGCGCCGCACGTCGCGCGAGCTCGGCTTGCGCTCGGAAGCGTCGCTTCGGTTCGAGAAGGAAGTGAACCCGGAGGCGGTCATTCCGGCGCTGAACCGGGCGACGGCGCTGCTGTGCAAGTACGCGGGCGGCCGCGCGTCTCAGGGGCACGCGGAGGCGGTGCTCGACGCGCCGGCGCCGCGTACGGTGCCGCTGACGGTCGAGCGCGTGAACGAGCTGCTCGGCACGTCGCTGACGGCATCGGACGTGCGCGAAGTGTTCGCGCGCCTCGGCTTCGCGGTCGCGGGCTCCGGCGACGCGCTCGAGGTGACGGCGCCGCTGCGCCGCGCCGACATGGTGCGCGACGTCGACTTGATCGAGGAGATCGCCCGACTGTACGGGTATGACAACATCCCGACGACGCTCGTGCGCGGCGCGACGACGCCGGGCGCGCTGACGAAGGCGCAGCGCGTGGCGCGGGAGACGCGGCGGACGCTCACCGGCGCGGGGCTCCACGAAGCCGTCACGTACTCGCTGACGGCGGAAGGCCGCGCGGACGCGCTCGGCGGCTTGTTCGCGTCGCCGGGGCGCATCCGCCTCGCGATGCCGATGAGCGAGGACCGCAGCGTCCTTCGCACGAGCGTGCTGCCGCACTTGCTCGAGGCGGTCGTGCATAACCGCAACCGCAACGTCGACGACGTCGCCTTGTTCGAGCTCGGCAGCGTGTTCTTGACGGAGGAGACGGGCGCGTTGACGTCGCTTCCGGTCGAGCGTCGGACGCTTGCGGCGGTCGTCACCGGCGCGAAATCGGCGGCGAATTGGTCGGACAACGGCCGCGCGAAGGTAGACTTCTACGATTTGAAGGGCCGCCTCGAGAAGCTGACGACGCATCTCGGCATCGAGACCGCGTACGTCGCTTCGGCGCCGACGGGCTTCCATCCGGGGCGTTCCGCCGACGTATTCGCGGTCCTCGCGGACGGCTCGCGCGTCAAGCTCGGCCGGATCGGCCAAATCCACCCGGCCGTTCAAGCGGAGTGGGAGCTCGACGACACGTACGCGTTCGAACTCGACTTCGAGGCGTTGGTCGAATCGGCGGTGCTTCGCGCGAATTACGAGCCGCTGCCGCGCTACCCGGCCGCGTCCCGCGACATCGCCGTCGTCGTCGATCGCGGCGTGCCGGCGGGCGATCTCGTCGCGACGGTCCGCGAGGCGGGCGGCGCGTACTTGGAATCCGTGCGCGTGTTCGACGTCTACACGGGCGAGCGGCTCGGCGCGGACAAGAAGAGCGTCGCGCTGGCGCTCGTCTACCGCCACGGCGAACGGACGCTGACCGACGAGGAAGTGACCGGCGCGCACGACGCGGTGACGGCCGCATTGGCGTCCAAGCACGGCGCGGAGCTCCGGAAATAACGCTCGGGATCACAGTTCGATAACAAAAAAACATAATCTTGTAAAAACCGAATAGCAGGAAACTGCTGCCGACGCATCGAATTAATGAGAAAGTTGCCGATGCGTCGGCATTTTTGTTGAACGCTGTCGAAAGGAGCGTGCACCCTGCAATGCATTCGGAAGAGAAGATTCGCACGACCATAGACATCTTCGGGACGACCTACAAGATGGTCGGAACGTATAGCCAATCGTATATGAAACGTCTCTCTACGTACGTTAACGAAAATATGGAAACGATCGCCAAGGGCAATCCGCGGCTCGACTCGCAGAAGGTCGGCGTCTTGGCGCTCATCCAGATGGCCGACGAATACTTCCGCCTCCAGGCGAAGGGCGACGCGATCGAGAGCGAGCATTCGCAGTCGAAGCAGCGGATCGAGGAGCTGCGCAAGGCGCTGGAGCTGACGGAAGAGAAGGAGCGCGGCCAGTCGGCG is part of the Paenibacillus antri genome and encodes:
- the pheT gene encoding phenylalanine--tRNA ligase subunit beta, with the translated sequence MYVSYKWLEQYVNLNGVSAKELAEKLTRGGVEVDGVEARNLGVVKVVVGHVVEKEKHPDADKLNVCKVDVGEAEHLQIVCGAPNVAAGQKVPVALVGASLPGGLAIKRAKLRGVESMGMICSAKELGLNDKLLPKEIQEGILVLPEGTDVGTDAVALLGIDDEVLDLDLTPNRSDCLSMIGVAYEVGALLGRDVALPDVEEGVVLDGGATTSDRVRIEIEAGEDCPHYAARLIEGVTIGPSPLWMQNRLMAAGVRPINNVVDITNYVMLEYGQPLHAFDADTLAGNGSRIVVRHARAGERMTTLDGQDRALEPHMLLITDGERGIALAGVMGGADSEVTPGTTRILLESARFAGRSVRRTSRELGLRSEASLRFEKEVNPEAVIPALNRATALLCKYAGGRASQGHAEAVLDAPAPRTVPLTVERVNELLGTSLTASDVREVFARLGFAVAGSGDALEVTAPLRRADMVRDVDLIEEIARLYGYDNIPTTLVRGATTPGALTKAQRVARETRRTLTGAGLHEAVTYSLTAEGRADALGGLFASPGRIRLAMPMSEDRSVLRTSVLPHLLEAVVHNRNRNVDDVALFELGSVFLTEETGALTSLPVERRTLAAVVTGAKSAANWSDNGRAKVDFYDLKGRLEKLTTHLGIETAYVASAPTGFHPGRSADVFAVLADGSRVKLGRIGQIHPAVQAEWELDDTYAFELDFEALVESAVLRANYEPLPRYPAASRDIAVVVDRGVPAGDLVATVREAGGAYLESVRVFDVYTGERLGADKKSVALALVYRHGERTLTDEEVTGAHDAVTAALASKHGAELRK